In Aegilops tauschii subsp. strangulata cultivar AL8/78 chromosome 3, Aet v6.0, whole genome shotgun sequence, one genomic interval encodes:
- the LOC141043042 gene encoding protein FAR-RED IMPAIRED RESPONSE 1-like: MGGVAPKNIIIDQDFAMRNAIDEVFIRIVHRNCRWHIMKKAQEKLGRLMADDQPLNKAFKDCVDNSLTVEEFEEKWWMIVMDNEHSIGCGLWENRECWVPLYYMHDFFPFLQTTTRSEGFNVVLKKYVNPNNSLVEFAKQYTVIQEKVMVSVAKEQLEIVYKEVETYSFNPLELQVWGLYTDNLFSKFQMEMKVKTDYRCDTLQNVSFKVGSVRGIIPKYGERDYHVQANKD, translated from the exons ATGGGTGGGGTTGCGCCAAAGAACATAATCATAGATCAGGACTTTGCCATGAGGAATGCTATTGATGAGGTGTTCATCAGGATAGTACACAGAAATTGCAGATGGCACATTATGAAGAAAGCACAGGAGAAGCTTGGGAGGCTAATGGCTGATGATCAACCACTGAACAAAGCATTCAAAGATTGTGTTGACAACAGCTTGACTG TGGAAGAGTTTGAGGAAAAATGGTGGATGATCGTGATGGACAACGAACATTCCATTGGCTGTGGCCTGTGGGAAAACAGGGAATGCTGGGTCCCGTTGTACTACATGCACGACTTCTTCCCGTTCTTGCAGACCACGACAAGGAGCGAGGGATTCAACGTTGTGTTGAAGAAGTACGTCAACCCAAATAACTCACTGGTTGAATTTGCAAAACAGTACACTGTGATCCAGGAGAAGGTGATGGTGAGCGTGGCAAAAGAGCAATTGGAAATAGTGTACAAAGAGGTGGAAACATACTCGTTCAACCCACTCGAGTTACAGGTGTGGGGCCTCTACACGGATAATCTTTTCTCCAAATTCCAGATGGAGATGAAGGTGAAAACTGACTACAGATGTGACACATTGCAAAATGTGTCATTCAAGGTCGGCTCAGTCAGAGGAATCATACCAAAATATGGGGAGAGGGATTACCATGTGCAAGCAAACAAGGATTAA